Below is a genomic region from Criblamydia sequanensis CRIB-18.
TTTCAGCGATCTTTTGGGGCTTAAAGGAAAAACTTTTGCTATCTTAGGGCTGTCTTTCAAACCGGATACCGATGATATGCGTGAAGCGCCATCGTTGACCCTTATCGACGATCTAAAAAAAAGCGGAGCTTTTTGCCGTCTTTTCGATCCCGTTGCAAGCGCTAAAGCAAAAGAGCTCCTTGAACCATCGCCCCTTATTTATTTTGCTGAATCAGAAGAGGATGCGGCTAAGGGTGCAGACGCGATTGTTTTGATAACAGAATGGAAGCAATTCCGATTTCTTGATTTTGAAAAAATTATTCCTTCTATGAAAGGCAGAGCCTTTTTTGATGGAAGAAACCAGCAAAATCCTGAAAAAATTACCCAGCTTGGGATGGATTACATTTCAATAGGTAAAAAAACTTTCTTCTCAAATCAACCCCTTTTGGGCATCAGTCATAAATGATAAATTTTTAAGTATTATGGAAAAGTTGATCGAAAAAAAGATGTCTTTAGACGAAAAACGAGCTCTTATTAATGCAAGGCTTTCAGAACTTGTCCCGGAAACTTCTAAAGAGCATGCCCTATTATTTGAATCCGCAAGGTATTCCTTGCTTGGCGGTGGAAAGCGGCTAAGGCCTCTTTTGATGCTCTCTGTTACAGAGGCCTATGGTTTAGATTGTACTTATGGGTTGGATGCTGCTTGCGTTCTTGAAATGATCCATACCTATTCTTTAATTCATGATGATTTACCTTGCATGGACGATGATGACTTAAGGCGCGGACAACCTACTTTGCATAAGAAGGTGGGTGAAGCGATTGCATTACTTGCAGGGGATTATTTGCTCACTCATAGTTTTGAAGTTTTATCTAAGATGGCGGATGTTTCATCCGACAAAAAAGTCGCTCTTATTCAAAATCTTGCTAAGGCAGGAGGTGGCTTTGGAATGATAGGGGGTCAAGTGATGGATATGGAATCCGAGTGTAAACGGAAGCTTTCCTTAGAGGAATTAAATGTCCTCCATCAAAAGAAAACAGGCGCTCTTATTATCTGTTCTTTACTTTTTGGAGGAATTCTTGCTGATGCGAAAGACGCTGACTTGCAAATTCTTCTAAACTTTGGCAGGTGTTTAGGAGCTGTTTTTCAAATCATTGATGATGTTATAGATGTAACCGAGTCTACCTCTACCCTTGGTAAGACGGCTCTTTCTGATGTCAGCAATAATAAACTTACTTATGTATCGCTTCTCGGTGTTGAAAAAAGTCTTGAAAAGGCAAAGGAATACCAGACGGAAGGATTAAAATACCTTGATGAAATGAGTATAGACACGGAATCTTTGCGATTGATAGCGGATAGTTTTATCACTCGGAAATGTTAATCTTTACAAAGAAACCTTTCTCCTGTTAAAAAAATTTGAACCTTAAATTAAAGCATTTAGCCAAAATGAACCTAGACACAGTAACCGATCGATTTTCTTGCAAAGACGAGCTCAAAAAAGCTGATTTATTCTTAACGGAATGTTTTAAAGTTAAACACATTTTCATTAAGCGAGTGTTTGACTTATCTTTTAGTCTGCTCGCTCTTTTTTTTCTGTCCCCGTTACTTTTGTTAATTGCCTTATTGATTAAATTGACCTCTAAAGGGCCCATCTTCTTTCTACAAGAACGTATAGGAAGAGGGGGAAAGCCTTTTATCTGCTATAAATTTAGAACCATGTATGCCGACGCTGAATTTCGGCTTTCTGATTTATTAAATTCTTGCTCGCTTCTTAAAAAAGAATGGGAAGATAGTCGAAAATTGAAAAAAGATCCTCGAATAACAACGCTTGGACACCTTCTTCGCAAAACTTCTTTAGATGAACTTCCCCAATTTTTTAACGTCTTGAAAGGGGATTTAAGTGTGGTAGGACCAAGACCTGTTGTCAAAGATGAAATCATTTCTTACTTCGGCGAAAAAGCCTATAAAATTTTATCCATCCGTCCCGGAATTACGGGCATTTGGCAAGTTTCAGGAAGAAACGACACTTCTTATGATGAGAGGATTGCTATGGATGAAAAATATGTCGATACAAGAACTTTTCTTTTGGATCTCAAATTAATTATAAAAACTGTCTATAAAGTTTTTAATCCAAGCGGAGCCTATTAGTTTTGAGTCTCGATAGGGTTAAACTTTGGCCGGTATTTTTTATCTGCTTCTTCTTTTTTATGACACTCCCCATTTTTTTACCGAAATTTAGAATCGATGTTTTCGTTTCTCTTTTTGTGATCGCGTGTTACAAATTAAGTCTTTTTGAGTGCTTGTCGCTTGTGATTTTAACGGGCTTCCTCTATGATCTTTTTGCTCCTCAAGCTCATTTAGGAGCGACCTCATTTATTTTCTCCTTATCTCTTCTTTTAATTTATCAGCAAAAAAAACGGTTTTTTAAAGATAACCTTTCAACTTTCCCTATCATGTCTTTCTATTTTTCAATTACTTCTTCTTTTTTTCGGATCTTTTTCTATGAAAGGGAATTATTTCGGCAAATCGACCTTAATTGGATCTTTTCTGATTTTATGCTGATGTCCTTTGCTGATTCCGTTTTCGGTTTTGCAGTCTTTATTCTTCCTCTCATTTTATTCAAGGGAAGGTCGAAACCCGGAAGTGAATACTTCTTACGCGAAACTTAGTGGTCGTCTTCATAGTAAGGCTCAATATGGACGATGACATCCCGGACGCTTGGCCATTCTTTTTGAATTTCATAACGCACGCGCTGACTGATCTCATGGGCTTTTTCAACAGAAAGCTTAGGGTCCACTTCAATATCAATATTGACATGGGCATCCGGGCCATACTGCTGAATTCTTATCTTTTCTGTGCCAAGAACCCCTTTCACATCTAAGCTTGCTTGTCTTACGATATTAAAATATTTTTCTTGAGGCTTTTTATCCATGAGCTGCTCTGCGTTTTTCCGTATGGCTGAAAAACCGAGAAAAGCCATGATAAGGCTGATGCAAAGAGCGCCAATCTTATCAAATAGAATAATTTCTTTTTGCAATACAGCCCCTGAAAAAAGGGCAATGGCTGCCACAAGGCTTGTTAATGAATCAATCCTAAAATGGTAGCTTTCCGCTAATAACACGGGGCTATCTTGTTTTTTGGCTTGATAAGAAATGTATTGATAACTGGCTTCAAGAAGAAGAATGCAAAAA
It encodes:
- a CDS encoding polyprenyl synthetase family protein, translated to MEKLIEKKMSLDEKRALINARLSELVPETSKEHALLFESARYSLLGGGKRLRPLLMLSVTEAYGLDCTYGLDAACVLEMIHTYSLIHDDLPCMDDDDLRRGQPTLHKKVGEAIALLAGDYLLTHSFEVLSKMADVSSDKKVALIQNLAKAGGGFGMIGGQVMDMESECKRKLSLEELNVLHQKKTGALIICSLLFGGILADAKDADLQILLNFGRCLGAVFQIIDDVIDVTESTSTLGKTALSDVSNNKLTYVSLLGVEKSLEKAKEYQTEGLKYLDEMSIDTESLRLIADSFITRKC
- a CDS encoding sugar transferase, which gives rise to MNLDTVTDRFSCKDELKKADLFLTECFKVKHIFIKRVFDLSFSLLALFFLSPLLLLIALLIKLTSKGPIFFLQERIGRGGKPFICYKFRTMYADAEFRLSDLLNSCSLLKKEWEDSRKLKKDPRITTLGHLLRKTSLDELPQFFNVLKGDLSVVGPRPVVKDEIISYFGEKAYKILSIRPGITGIWQVSGRNDTSYDERIAMDEKYVDTRTFLLDLKLIIKTVYKVFNPSGAY
- a CDS encoding cation diffusion facilitator family transporter; protein product: MFPKALKPPPSAKKARNERARALTMSLFFGISSRVLIVLVEMLAYLYYGSASLFMDGLATAIDIVSSILLFIFIKLAVKPPDRDHPYGHGRYEPLAGMQLGFLLVAIGIGMGLQQSVELTHDQGMKENARYLFLVPVFCILLLEASYQYISYQAKKQDSPVLLAESYHFRIDSLTSLVAAIALFSGAVLQKEIILFDKIGALCISLIMAFLGFSAIRKNAEQLMDKKPQEKYFNIVRQASLDVKGVLGTEKIRIQQYGPDAHVNIDIEVDPKLSVEKAHEISQRVRYEIQKEWPSVRDVIVHIEPYYEDDH